In a single window of the Leopardus geoffroyi isolate Oge1 chromosome D2, O.geoffroyi_Oge1_pat1.0, whole genome shotgun sequence genome:
- the HPS6 gene encoding Hermansky-Pudlak syndrome 6 protein codes for MKRMGTLRQLSDLSHFSGAARLRELLAADPAVKVRCSPDGRHLLLLRSPGAPCPQLLVAVRGSDAELERAWPAGHPSPLDAFFLPWPARPALVLVWESGLAEVWGAGVGPGWRLLRSTELCPAGGACVVAVAVLRGRLVWCEERQAGAEGQLGPPAAFSHCVCFRTLEPNGEGGTNLGRTHVLLHHCPSFGLLASRKDLFLVPTATTWPGVGHILLTWSPGKGKVMVVAPCLGLSHCKSLNPVRGDTWDFRTLLRGLPGLLSPMKPLTVHTWAPTPQGLLLLDFRGTVSLVQTHGGTRTVGTLQEAPVGLAGSAALGTFHGTLACVLGSTLELLDMGSGQLLERKVLSTDRVHLLAPPAPGMEDEEELETRGGLRLLSALGLFRVGWEAPQGLEVPSAEDLVFEEACEYYQRRSLRGAQLTPEELKHNSTFRAPQALASILQGHVSPSTLVTTLRAELRDYRALDQLKAHLVAGDDEEAGWTELAEHEVARLLRTELMGDQLVQLNTVFQALPTAAWGAVLRALQLQPDGNGRLRSHAPPDVWKKVLGGTSAGKEPPNGILPLFELLCQCLCRLEPRWLPPFVELAQQQGGPGWGAGGPGLPLYRRALAVLGEEETRSEALELELLLGSGRPKAVLQAVGQLVQKEQWQRALEAGLALGPSSPLLRSEIFKLLLAEFARHRRLDAYLPHLRRLCPPDLTPAELLLLIRTHLPDELEPPTPFPKPGTEPPLTVGLLRALLEQTGAQGRPLGPVLSLYEDILCDPGTPPPTPPRGPMTTLQTSDHPVLEAWAPSGQGLCVTDTG; via the coding sequence ATGAAGCGTATGGGGACTCTGCGCCAGCTTTCGGATCTCAGCCACTTTAGCGGCGCGGCCCGGCTCCGGGAGTTGCTGGCCGCGGACCCAGCCGTAAAAGTCCGCTGCAGCCCAGACGGCCGCCACCTGCTGCTCCTCCGATCCCCGGGGGCTCCGTGCCCACAGCTGCTGGTGGCGGTGCGTGGCTCCGACGCGGAGCTGGAGCGTGCCTGGCCCGCTGGCCACCCCTCACCGCTAGACGCCTTCTTCCTGCCGTGGCCGGCGCGACCGGCGCTGGTCCTGGTGTGGGAGAGTGGCCTAGCCGAGGTgtggggcgccggggtggggCCTGGCTGGCGGCTGCTGAGGAGTACCGAGCTGTGTCCAGCCGGTGGAGCCTGTGTGGTGGCCGTGGCGGTGCTCCGAGGCCGCCTGGTGTGGTGCGAGGAGCGTCAGGCTGGCGCGGAGGGCCAGCTGGGACCGCCTGCTGCTTTCAGCCATTGCGTGTGCTTCCGAACCCTGGAGCCCAACGGAGAGGGCGGCACCAACCTGGGCCGCACACATGTCTTGCTGCACCACTGCCCCTCTTTTGGGCTGCTGGCCTCCCGCAAGGACCTCTTCCTGGTGCCCACTGCCACCACCTGGCCTGGTGTGGGTCATATTCTGCTCACTTGGAGCCCAGGCAAGGGCAAGGTGATGGTGGTTGCCCCATGTCTTGGCCTCTCCCACTGTAAGAGCCTGAATCCCGTACGAGGGGACACATGGGACTTCCGGACACTGCTCCGAGGCCTTCCTGGGCTGCTGTCCCCCATGAAGCCATTGACTGTACATACCTGGGCCCCAACTCCCCAGGGCCTGCTATTGCTTGACTTCAGGGGCACTGTGAGCCTGGTGCAGACCCATGGTGGTACCCGGACTGTAGGCACGCTGCAGGAGGCACCTGTAGGCCTGGCAGGGTCTGCAGCACTGGGAACATTTCATGGTACTCTGGCCTGTGTGCTGGGCTCCACGTTGGAACTGCTGGACATGGGCAGCGGGCAGCTGCTGGAGAGAAAGGTCCTAAGTACAGACCGAGTACATTTACtggcacccccagcccctggcatgGAGGATGAGGAAGAGTTGGAGACCCGAGGGGGTCTTCGTTTGCTTTCAGCCTTGGGTTTGTTTCGAGTAGGCTGGGAAGCCCCACAGGGCCTTGAAGTGCCTTCAGCTGAAGACCTGGTGTTTGAGGAGGCCTGCGAGTACTACCAGCGGCGGAGCCTACGGGGTGCCCAGCTTACCCCAGAGGAACTGAAACACAACAGCACATTCCGGGCGCCTCAGGCCCTGGCCTCCATTCTCCAGGGACATGTGTCCCCATCTACACTAGTGACCACACTGAGGGCTGAGCTTCGAGATTACCGGGCCTTAGATCAGCTCAAAGCCCACCTGGTGGCTGGGGATGATGAGGAGGCTGGCTGGACTGAGCTGGCAGAGCACGAAGTGGCACGTTTGCTGAGGACCGAGTTGATGGGAGACCAGCTGGTCCAGCTCAACACTGTTTTCCAAGCCCTTCCTACAGCAGCCTGGGGTGCAGTCCTCAGAGCCCTGCAGCTCCAGCCAGATGGGAATGGCAGGCTGAGGTCCCATGCTCCCCCTGATGTGTGGAAGAAGGTACTGGGGGGTACTTCAGCTGGAAAGGAACCCCCCAATGGGATACTGCCCCTCTTTGAACTCCTGTGCCAGTGCCTCTGCCGGCTGGAGCCTCGATGGCTGCCACCCTTTGTGGAGTTGGCACAGCAGCAGGGTGGGCcgggctggggagcagggggtCCAGGGTTGCCCCTGTATCGCCGAGCCCTGGCAGTACTGGGTGAGGAGGAGACCAGGTCTGAGGCCCTGGAGCTGGAGCTGCTCTTGGGCAGTGGGCGGCCCAAAGCTGTGCTCCAAGCTGTGGGCCAGCTGGTGCAAAAGGAGCAGTGGCAGCGGGCCCTGGAGGCAGGCCTGGCCCttggcccctccagccccctgctTCGAAGCGAGATCTTCAAACTGCTGTTGGCCGAATTTGCCCGGCACCGCCGACTTGATGCTTATCTCCCCCACCTTCGCCGCCTATGCCCACCAGACCTAACTCCAGCAGAGCTCCTGCTTCTAATACGGACACACCTCCCagatgagttggagccccccaccccattccctaAGCCTGGGACAGAGCCCCCTCTCACTGTGGGGTTGCTCAGAGCCCTGCTGGAGCAGACTGGGGCTCAAGGACGGCCCTTGGGCCCGGTTCTAAGCCTGTATGAGGACATCCTATGCGACCCGGgcactccaccccccaccccacctcggGGACCCATGACTACCCTCCAGACATCAGACCACCCAGTCTTGGAGGCCTGGGCACCATCTGGACAGGGCCTCTGTGTGACTGACACAGgctaa